The Pelmatolapia mariae isolate MD_Pm_ZW linkage group LG10_11, Pm_UMD_F_2, whole genome shotgun sequence genome includes a region encoding these proteins:
- the crabp2a gene encoding cellular retinoic acid-binding protein 2a — translation MERKIPDFSGTWEMKSSENFEELLKVLGVNVMLRKIAVKAASKPLVEITQDGETLSIKTSTTARTTHINFTVGQEFNETTVDGRPCSSFPRWETDSKISCEQTLQKGEGPKTSWTREITSDSKLILTMRADDVICTRVYERQQ, via the exons ATGGAGCGCAAAATCCCAGATTTCTCCGGCACTTGGGAGATGAAGAGCTCTGAAAATTTTGAGGAACTCTTGAAAGTGTTAG GTGTGAACGTGATGCTACGCAAGATTGCAGTGAAGGCAGCCTCCAAGCCCCTGGTGGAGATTACTCAGGATGGAGAGACGCTCTCTATTAAAACATCGACCACAGCCCGAACCACCCACATCAACTTCACTGTTGGGCAGGAGTTCAATGAGACCACTGTGGATGGGCGTCCCTGCTCG AGTTTTCCACGTTGGGAAACAGACAGCAAGATCAGCTGTGAGCAGACTCTGCAGAAAGGAGAGGGGCCTAAGACATCTTGGACCCGAGAGATCACCAGTGACAGCAAGCTGATCttg aCCATGAGAGCAGATGATGTGATATGCACCAGAGTCTACGAACGACAACAATGA